In Callospermophilus lateralis isolate mCalLat2 chromosome 15, mCalLat2.hap1, whole genome shotgun sequence, the genomic stretch GGATGGATCCCTGCTTCTATCCCACTTGTGGTGTGAGAATTATTTTCAAATCTCACCAAGAGTCTTATGAAAAAGAAACCAAGCACCGGTCAGGAAGCCACTGCTCATTTTTCTCTACACTCTAATACAGGACAGTTGAATCACACATGCCATTGATTCACCAAACAAGCTTTAATTGTCCTGTTTCAAAGGGAACTAGGTGGAGCTTTGTGGGGTTTAGGTTGCAGCTTACAAAGATAGGCCAATGCATAAATCAAGAACTACAGCGTCCGCTCTCTGAGATGCCAAGAACCCACATGCTCATGTTCTCAGTCTGGTTCTCAGATTGCAAAAGCATCTGGAAAATTTGAAAAGTACACAAGAAATTTAAAAGCAAACAAGGAAAGACAAGCATATCCCAGCATCCCCTGTTAAAGGAGACAGCACCCACTTTCATCTATTTCTCTTGACTGGAAGAGACCTGCCTAGACTCACTACCTTCAAAGTTGTATTGAAAGACACAGTCaggtgatttatttttttttctttcacttctcAAGAAATATTCAATTGTAATATTTAAAgtatgagccaggtgcagtggtgcatgcctataatcccagcagctcaggaggctgagacaggagaatcacgagttcaaagccagcctcagcaatagcaaggtgctaagcaactcagtgagaccctgtctctaaataaaatataaaatagagctggggacgtggctcagtgattgagtaaccctgagttcactccccagtaccaaacaaaaaagaaaatagagttcCCACCTCCAAGAAATTATGTTGGTCTTTATGGATAAACAGCCTGAGCTGAGACTCAGCCGTCCAGTCCCTCGGGGAGAAGGGCAGTTCCCAGTGGGATCTGGGAGCTAACCCTGAGCTCCTGAGAAATGAAAATCTGATAAGTGACCCAAAGAGGTGTTGCCTCTAAGAGGAGCATCTCAGTTTTATTACAGATGTGTCCTTAGTCAGTAACTGCCTCAGAAAAATATGATGCCAAtatacattttgatgatgttctcACACATAGAAATTGATGAAATATAACTAGTGGCCAATTTGGTGAAAATGACATTTTTAAATCAAATTCATTATTTGTCCCTGAGGAACTTCATCTTCAGTCATATAAAACAGTAATTTTCACACCTGTTtcattcaagaactttaaaggaaTCGAGGGGTTTTCCTGGGTAAGTGGGGGCTGCTAGAGTTTCTACTCTCCACAGTTCATCTGCCCATTGACTGCCTATCCACAGTGTGTGGAGGAAGTAAAGGCTAATAGCTAGGAATATCCAGCATTTTATGACTTTTAACAAATTCCTAGTGTGGAAAGTACTGAAAATGAAAGAACTAACATTTTTTAAAGTAACTAAGTGAAAGTCCAAACAAAGCTGAATATGAATTCCTCTGGGAAGCGGCTCTATCTAAAACACTTGAAGTGGTTTTtaggaataaaataataataataataacaataataataataataacacttGAAGTGGTTCTTAGgttcttaataataataataataatgataacaataataataaaggtTTGAAAGCCAAGGTCACTATGCAACATTCCTGCCCCATGGATCAAAAGGCACAAAACAGGGGTAGGCCTGTGATCGGGAGCACCAAGGGTGCAGACCAAGAGAAGCTCAAGGGAAGGCTGTTTTTTCCTATCCAAAGAACCAGCAAAGGGGCCACCTAGCAAGACAGCAAACTGTTAGGCAGAAAGTGTCCTCCAACCAACCATCATGGGAACACAGGGCCCAACTCCTCCCCAGCCAGCAAAGGTGGAGTGAGGATCCTTTGTTCCCCCTCCGCCAGCACTCCTGCCCTCCTTCCTCCCCTCACCAGGAGCATGTCAGAGAGGACAGGTGGGCAGTGGGATGCTCATCAGCTCTGGACCACAGTGAGGCCTTCACTGCACACCCACGTCAGGTGCACACCAGGTGGAAAGCCTGGACCTCCATTCCTACCGCTATGTGGAAAAGACAAGCAGAAACTTTCGTTCTGTGCTGGtcagagcagggcccagtggcAAGCCAAGGCTCTCACCCCTGCCCAGCAGTGACAAAGTGACTCCACCCCCTTGGACAGCAGAGGCCATGCAGGTAGCCTGGATTCTACTCCCTGGCCCTGCTGTTTGCCGGTGCCTGGTATTCCACTGCGGGTccctttgtttttagtttttctgaAACACTTTAAGCAAGTCTCTTGGATACAGCGTAGAGGTGGCTTTGCCTAGTGAGACATTCTGAAAATCCTGCTCTTTGAGGAAGTAGGTGTTGTAGCTGCTCAGAGGTGACACCTAGATGCTCCTCAACCAGCCACTCCTTCTCCAGGCTGCTGGGAGTGTTGGTGGCTGATTTCCCTGGGAATTTCCCTTAGCTCAAGACAACTGTCTTGTCTAAGTTCACAGCCCTGACTAGAGCAGCCCTCATTCAGACTGGCCAGGGTGGCACGCAAAGCTCTGAGCACCATGCCTTAATGGGACCTCTGAGGGGCCAGGCCAGCTCCTGGGCTGCGCAGGATTGCCTGGGCCCTTGACTGCAGCTGTGTCACATCCCATCAGCTCCCGGGTCCTGCTTCCCTCTCCCCTGCTGGTTCTGAGTTCACATTCCAGGAAGCCTCCCGTCAGAGCCTGTTTTCCAATCCGACCCTCACCTATGACAGTGCTAGTGTGGCCCTGGGAAGcagattccaagtaggattccgGGGTGGGGACTGAGGACTCTGCTGGTGATGAGTGAGGCATGGAGGTCCCCAAGTGCTGGCACGTTCTCTCCTTTAATCCTCATCACACCCCAAAGTGGGGACGGGCAGCTGCTACCAACCCCTATTTTAAGTTGTGGTGACCAAGGCTGAAGGTGACCTGAACAGCATCCCTGACCAGAACTCAGGTCACCAACTTCACATCCAGGGCCTTTTATCACTCCCTATAGTgcttactaaagaaaaaaaatctaaacagtAGCGTACATCCTGAAAATGCAAGAGTACAGCTCGAGGACTTTTCCGGACTCGTGGTGACGTGATCTCACCCTCTAGTGAGACACAGTACTTGATAATTCTGATAAATCTGACAATTTTCTTAGAATTACACATTTGGGCCTGATACGCCTCTGCCTACCTGCCGTGTTGGCCATCAGAGAACCTCTGGTCAGGCCCTGATGAAGAGGTGgctgaaggacagcagctgccagACAGGTGTGCTATTTTAAGTACTGAATGTGATTTCCCCATTCTAATTAAATATCTAAATATTCAAAAGTTTGCAGTAGTTGGATTTAGGTTCTATGATGAACACAAGAGAGTCACTACACGGCTGCTTAAAAGAACTACATgaagatattaaaaagaaaaggaggaagatcTGGAATGGAGCTGGAAAATTATCAGGCTGCTAAAGACTGGCCCTGTGAGAGCAGACTGTCCCTCATATCCATTGTGTATTCCCTCCAGCGTCCTGTGGGTACAATGCATGCGTCAGGCACTCAGGAACACGGCTGGATTTACATTAGAAGCCAGAACTGTGTGTGTCGTTTTCCGGCAACCACCCAGAGTCTATGACTATATAGAATCTAGAGTTAGGCTCCCTCCCTGAGACTTCTAGCCCACTGTGTTTTAGCATATAGTCAAAGTCATAAGCACCCTGATTCAGCATGTGGGCTCAAGGTCATGAATATCTGCTTGTGAGAATGTGCtcatttatgtaacctattggcactgtgccttctttgtttgcctgcacataaaaaaaaaaaaaaaaaaaaaaaaaaaagcctatggAGAAGATTGGGGGCTGCTGCCATCTTCGAATAAAAAATGTCTACAATCCCAGCTGCACCTTGGTACATCTTCTTTCAACTGCCAGAATCCCAAAccttttttccacagtctgagcccctGCAGGACAGTAGCATATTGGCTGCTCCttatttgcattttatatttacattttttttagcatctaaaaaaatgaaagtaCCTAACTTTGAAGACTCCTTTTCTTGAGTAAGAGTaacctttttcttttcatttagtatttgtttaaaatgttttttgttgCCATGTGCAGTGACGcacgccagtaatcccagcagctccagaggctagaCAGGAGCCtcgtgagttcaaaggcagcctcagcaagacGCAAGgtgtaagcaactcagtaagactctgtctctaaataaagttcaaaagagggctggggatgtggctcagtggccaagtgcccctgagttgaatcccatgaaccaaaaaaaaaaaaaaaaaaaaatgttttctattcaTGAGAAGAGATGATTTTCATTCAGTAATGCCTTTCATTCCTAAGATGAGAGCTTACAGATGTGATATTTGGTGATTTCAGTCATCCTGCAACAAGACACACTGGCACAATGACATGAAGCCCTGTGCATCACTTTTAAGGGACTCTCCTGATTTATTCATAACCTATGTAGGCATGAGGTACCATTTCTTCCAGCATCAGGGAGAAATGAGTTTCATTTAGGGCTGAACCAGTTAGTCAATGGTGCTGCAACCTCTGGTATTTGTATTCCGTCCGTTGATTTACAAAACGCTTTGCTGCAATTGTAGCCACAATCACTGCGTTCAGAGCAAGAACCACGAATGAAAACAGATACAGATGGTCAAAAGGCTGGCTCTGAGTTTTGTCTGCATGTGTTTGATGCAGAAGTTCTGTAATTGGAAACAAATTTGTTTAAAAACTATTAGCATTACCAAAATTTGGTAACATTTATATCTCTACATAATGACTCTTATGTATGAATGTGTAACATTAATGTGTAACACATAATTCCAACACAATCTAGAGGGACCATTatcaaatatttaaatcaatCATGTTTATGTTTAAATACATTCGCTTCAAATGATTGACATAGTTTGATTCCTTGATATAACATGAACACTATGTGAAATTCAAGCATAATAGTCCAATGAAAATTCAAATTTGTTTATTAATAGTCACTCTGTCCCATGGTTGTCAAAATCTATTTGATTAACAGAAAACAGTCTTGTTTATTTTAGTTAATGTATGTATAAAAGTTATTAAATTTAACTTGattgttctcttttgtttttgccACAGAAATATTTTACTACAAACCAGAATTGCTCCTATATTTTCCAAACtaataataacaaataaatacaCAAGTCACAGGATCTGTTGCCAGCATCACTTTCACGGGAGATAAAATCACAGAGAGTTTTTATTTCTTGTGGTTTCTCCTGTGCCATTTAATTTTGGACCATCCTCAAGTATTTTCCACTGTCTCTTTCCCATGCAATCTGGCAGATCTCAGTCTCAGTCCTTTCGAAGGAAGCTGGCttgttgtatattaatataatgaattttgtttttaaaaaataactactgggactggggatgtggctcaagcggtaacgcactcgcctggcatgcgcggggcgctgggttcgatcctcagcaccacataaaataaaataaagatgttgtgtccaccaaaaactgaaaaataaatattaaaaaaaattctctctctctctctctctctctctctctctctctctctctctctctctctcccctctccccccccctctaaaaaataaataaataaataaataaaaataactactTTTTTCAATAGGCTATTCTGTGGGATGCTGGTTGATTTGTTTTACTCATTTAGGAGTTCACATACATTCTTTCTGATTCTGTTATCTGCTGTGGCATCTATAATATGGAGTTGGTAAGTTAACTTATTTTTAGAATTGAGTCCAAAAGGCATATAAATGATGGTGAATCATCAGTATCAGGAGCTTATCCCGTTGTGGCATCCATATTACCAACAGATAGAAATAAGTACTAATTCCATGTGCTTAAAACTCATCACTTATTTGCTAAAATCTCTATTATAAATCTGTAATCTgcatattttaagaacaactagaTTTGAGAAGCATTTGATGAGCCATGAGTTGTTCTTAGATCATGAACCAGCTTTGTTCTTACCTGAATTTCCACTCGCACTGCGATCCCTTTTCAGACGAATTGGTCCCAAGATGGAGTCGGCCTTCCACTTGTATGAAGAAGTATCTCGCTTCCTTCTAGAGACACAGCCTTGGCTGCAGCGAGACTGATGATCACTACTATCACATATCAAAACCTTACACTGCAGATACACAGAGCTCAGACTTCTCAAGAATTTAAAGGCACTAAACTGGAATCTTCCATAGTGTCTCAGTAAGGGATACACCTTGCAAGTCTCATCTCGACTACATctggaacagaattcatgaacacagtcagaggacacccagcAGCCCAGTCTGTTCCATATTAAAAAGAGATGACACAAAGTTTTCTCTCGACTGTCTAATTTGTAAATCTAGAAATCACTATGAAAGACAGCATCTGCGGCTCAGACCACAGATCTGATTCCTGGGTAAGACAGAAAGATTCCTCCTGACGCTACAATTCCTGTACATGTGAATTAACCAGAAAATCAATCCCTATGTACTGGGGCTCAAGCACCCTTCCTAATATGCTTGTTGTTAATATAGATAAATGGCTGGTGTAGTTAAAATCCATCCACTTTTAGGGAAAACCTTTCTTTTCAAAGAACTTTATACTTTTTCTCTTAAGAATGCTACATATATTTTCCTGATGACTTTATGTTCTAGGCAGCACACGTTATCTTCTGGGTTTTTGAGGAAAAGAATCAAAATGTACAAAAAAGCAAAAATGTAAATGCAGTCTTCTTAATGAAAAACAAATTTGTTCTCCGCCAGCAAATATTTCATAAATACATCTAAAATTCCAGAGGATACCAGCGcctacataaatattttaattaaattatttgagATTAGTATAAAACACAGTAATACTGTGTTTTATAAATTAATTaagataaatttaataaaattccaTGGTAGTAGCACTAGGAAAAATTTATATGTATCCACGTACAAAAATATTACTTCATTAAAACGATTATTACTCCTGGGAAGGAATATCATGCATCAATTACATTAATACCTACCCACTCTTGATTAAGTCATAGATTGGAGATGCAAAGTCGTATGTGGGAGATGCTCTACAGGTATCCAGAAACACCACCAAGTTTGGGTCTGAGGTGTGCAGACTGACTTGAACAAAAAGTGTTTGGTTCAGATCCACATAATACGGTGACTCAAGTATGGGATTTTCGAATAAATCAGACTCAAAAAGAGCCATGCTTGTGTTGTATTTGCCCAGTGCAATTTGATTTTGTATAACGTCATCTTCTGTTATGTACATCATCTCCACGGTGGAATTATGTTCCATTTCACACTTCACAACAATCTGGAGGTGTTTCTGGCGGGTGATCACTGCCGAAGTCGGAGATGCAGTGAAAGTGATTATATTGGTGTAAATAATTGAATGGTCTTCTACCTGCCGAAGAAGATGGAATTCAAATTTTATATTCTAAGCCCAGTAATAATTTACAGCATAGATGTGAATAACACTTGCAGGTAGAAACATAATGGgtttttgttgtggtggtggtggcggtggtgctggggattgaacccagggccttatgtatttgaggcaagcactctaccaactgagctatatccccagccctaacatAATGTTCTTAAATCATAACACCTTTCATGACAGAATACTATGCCCTTCAATGTAAATTTCATTGAAGAAATGCCTGGGAAATGATGGCACTGTGGAATGAGGGACATAGCTTATCTTAGAACGACTTGAAGATAGAATTGGACAGAGCTGCTTTCAGCTACATTAAAATCTATTTTGAATGCAAACTTGCAGCCCTATGAGACTTCAACCCCTACAACATACTGTCCTTAACTTAGTGCATAAAGAGCACTTAGTTAGTGTGGTTACCTGGGCAGTTTTCCAAATGTACCCAGAcagaagctctgaataggggctccCTAGTCTGCCTTCCTCAGTTGAATAAAGCCTGTGTGTTCAgttttggaaaaaagaaaaataaatttgtacacacacacacacacacacatatatatgtatatatacacacatgtatgtgtatgcatgtgtatatatatgatatataaatatatgtactatatatataaatctctctatatatatgtatatatgtatgtgtgtatgtgtgtataatttTTAACATCCTGAGTGAAAAGCTCATAGTATGTATTTAAAAGGACTTACTGGTTGAAAAATCTTTGAGATCTTGAATGGGAGTTCTAGAATATGTAAAACAAATCACAGATGTACagtaaatttcctttttttttttttttttttttaaggatgtcTCTACCTTCTGTCTTTACAAGGGAAGGGAATAGACCTGAAAAATCCAGCCCAATTTTTGTTAAGTGTAAGAtgtaagcattttttaaaatactttttagttgtcaatggacctttactttttatttatttttatgtggtgcctagaattgaacccatggcctcacacatgctcggcaagtgctctaccactgagccacaaccccagcccagatgtAAGCATTTTATGCACAAGTGTTCCCAGTAGACTGTTAAAGCCACAGCACATAGATGTTCAAACTCTCCCTAGTGAGTTTTCAGTTCTTCACCTTCTGAGCAAGACAACCACCCTGCccttgaagatgaaggcagcgatCTGACATCTGTGTGTGAATGAGTGTGCACCTTGTGTATCCACACATGCCCATCATGGCTGTGCTCCGTGACAAAAGCTCCCAGGTATTACACAAGCCCACCAGCAGCCACCTTCAGCATTTGACAGAACCCAGGTGTCAGAGTTTCACTTTACCCTTTTGATTGTACCACATTCATCCAGAGGAATAGCAAATTCCACAACGTTGGATACTTTGGGTCGGCAAGTTGGGTCATTTAGTTGTAAGTTATTCTCATTATAGCCAAATGACTCCAGGTAGGATTTGTTTATGATGACTCTCATCTTGTCAGAGGCACAAGTTAAAGATGCTATCgggaagaaaaggaaggaggagAGAGGATGATCACATTGGGGCCGGGTAGGAATTTTAGAAATTGAGACTTTCCTGTGCAGTTGAATCCATAAAAAGCCAAAACCCATATTGCCCTAATGGGTAGTTAAAAGCCTGAGATACTGGAGCAGTTATATGTACACTTTTTATAATGTTCACTGTCTTTGGGGCTAGAATTCATAAatctaatatttttagttgtctttGCAGAAAGCATTGAGGAAACCAGTCAGTGTTTCTAAGGAAGCCTTCCTTCTAAGGAAGTTAATAAAGTTATGTATTTCCCCTTGGATCAAGTAATGCACAGAACTGTCTCAGGTTACAGCTACCCCCCAGTAGGTATGACAGCCCCACATAGGAGCAGCCAGAGAAAGGCTGAGAATTTAGGAGCAGTTTCTATGTTTGCAAAATATCCAAGAAACATAAAACATGACTTACTAGTGTTGACATTTTCTGCATAAATTGAAGTGTAGGAAGCAGAAAAGCCCCGGTAGGAGTTGGCATAATCCGTAGATAGCACAACCGTCAAAGAGTCTGAGGAAGACTCAAAAGTGGGTGTCCCGCGACCACAGACTTGTCCAATTAGGCCAGAGTTGGTGGAGGAGCCATCATAGACAGCGATAAAATCAAACCTGCAGTGCTGATCGACTTCCAGGCTAAGAATAAGGCCTCCCATGAAAAGGCTTTTCAAACAACAATCCAGTGCTATTTTCTATCATCCCATTCCTAAGCGATTAGAGATTCGTCCTTACAGTGGCATCATGGGCTTACGATGATAACCCTGGGTCTATGTCAGTCCCTAGCCTCGAAAAATAGTTCACTAAGTTCAACACAATAGTATTGCTGAGTATTTTCCCTTCTAGGTCAATTCTTTGAAAAAGTGCCCACAGCAGGGAGGATGCCTGTGATTATTTCCCTTCCCCAGGTCCCCCAGTAGCCAGGTGGGTTCACTGCTTTGCTCCAGTGGAAGTCGACAGAAGTACTTACAAAATCTCTTTGAAGCTTAGTTTTATCTTATAACCTTTCTCTACGTGTATGTGCCACACACAATAAGCCAGCTCTGGGTGCGGCTTTGGGTAATTGGGGCTGGTGAAGGATCCTTCCATAGCATCCAGGTAACCACCACAGTTGGGAATAGCTGTAAGGAATAGGAAGGTTATCAAGAATATTAATCAGATGCAGActtcttttcatttctgtttgggGCATGAAGTTAACCTGCTTCCTCTTAGTGTCATTCCATTTTTGTCTTTCCTGTGGGATGCATACTgagattttcattcttctttatcacTGGACTTTCTGCCCCTGAGTACAGTGGAGAGGGGGAATTTTTATACTGTTGCCAAATGGATCATACTAAAGCGATCTATTGTCGCTCCTGGAGAGACCCTCCATTACCTGGTCTGAGCCATAGACAATACAGACACACTCCCAGGGCCAGCATCAGAGGTTCTTCCTCACTGGGCTCCAGCCCAGCTGTCCAGTCTCACTGGCCACTTGCACACGACCTGCTATTCCAGCCTGCCCTGTCCTCCCAGCTCTGCTCAACGCTAGTCAGCCACAGCCCTCTGCCTCTGCCCTTCCCTATTCCTGCTTTATTAAGCTCAGCTCAGACATAGCCTTCATGAAAACTCCCTTGTCTCTCCCTGTCCTGCTAAGTACACAGGCAAGAACGGGGATGAACCAAACAAAGAGGCAACAGGGAAGACTCCTTTGGGGGAGATATAAAATGGCTTCGATGGTCTGAATCGGATAGGGGCTGGACATCTCCGTTACCTGCGCCTGGGTCCAGCTTGGGAAAAGCCTGActgctccattccagatatttgatgACACTGAGAAATCAGTGGAGTAAGCAGAAGAGTGTCACATTTAGTTCTGGGCTTTTCAAAGAAAACCAGAGTGGAGCCTTCCCCTGTGAATCCACTTGCTCAAGTTCTCAGCATTCTACTCTGGGTAAAATGGAATTAAGGTGCTGTGACTGTGGAACCACCTAACATCTGACATCTAAAACTGAGGCCAGCTTTTCTCAACACCTGCTTCCCAGTCTTTGTTGGCAGACTTACCTGAGGGGACTTGATAAACATTGAAGCCATATCTAACAAATCAGACCAAGGGAGGCACCGTCC encodes the following:
- the LOC143638045 gene encoding CUB and zona pellucida-like domain-containing protein 1; this translates as MEVAGRLIVSALLIASSLAELNSTEAQGRSICTASLGGANLAETHKALILKLNADENCTWTIERPENKSIRIIFSHVQLDPDGMCESENIQVFDGNSTNGPLLGKICSKNDFVPVFESSCNTLTFQILTDSTRIQRSVFIFYYFFSSGTSIPNCGGYLDAMEGSFTSPNYPKPHPELAYCVWHIHVEKGYKIKLSFKEIFLEVDQHCRFDFIAVYDGSSTNSGLIGQVCGRGTPTFESSSDSLTVVLSTDYANSYRGFSASYTSIYAENVNTTSLTCASDKMRVIINKSYLESFGYNENNLQLNDPTCRPKVSNVVEFAIPLDECGTIKRVEDHSIIYTNIITFTASPTSAVITRQKHLQIVVKCEMEHNSTVEMMYITEDDVIQNQIALGKYNTSMALFESDLFENPILESPYYVDLNQTLFVQVSLHTSDPNLVVFLDTCRASPTYDFASPIYDLIKSGCSRDETCKVYPLLRHYGRFQFSAFKFLRSLSSVYLQCKVLICDSSDHQSRCSQGCVSRRKRDTSSYKWKADSILGPIRLKRDRSASGNSELLHQTHADKTQSQPFDHLYLFSFVVLALNAVIVATIAAKRFVNQRTEYKYQRLQHH